The Micromonospora sp. NBC_00421 DNA window CAGCGGAGACCGGGACCTCACCTTCGTCGACGACATGATGCGCCAGATCGAGTCAGACCTCTGCGTCGAGACCACGCAACGATTCGCCATGGGCTTCAGCTACGGCGGCGGCATGAGCTACGCCATCGCCTGCGCCCGCGCCACCACCTTCCGCGCCGTCGCCGTCTACTCCGGCGGCCAACTCAGCGGCTGCAACGGCGGCACCCAACCCATCGCCTACATCGGCATCCACGGCCTCCGCGACACCGTGCTCCCCATCGCCACCGGACGATCCCTCCGCGACCGATTCGTCCGCAACAACGGCTGCACCCCCCAAAACCCACCAGAACCCACACAGGGCAGCCTCACCCACACCATCACCTACTACTCAGGCTGCCGGACCGGATACCCCGTCGCCTGGGCACCCTTCGACGGCGGACACGCCCCCAACGCCGTAGACGGCACCGCCGACCCCTACGCCCCCGGCGAAAAATCCTGGACCCGACCCATCGTCTGGAACTTCTTCACCCAATTCGACAGCACCACCCCACCCACCACCCCACCGGCGACCCCGACCACCCCACCCGCGACCCCGACCACGCCCCCGGCGACCCCGACCACCCCGCCGGCCGGCGGTAGCGGCTGCTCCGCCAGCGTGACGGTGAACCAGTGGAACGGTGGCTTCACCGCCTCCGTACGGGTCACCGCCGGCTCCACCGGCACCACCGGCTGGACCGTCAGCACGACCCTGCCCGGTGGGGCCAGCGTCACCAACACCTGGAACGCCACCGCCAGTGGCAGCAGCGGCACGGTGCGCTTCACCAACGTCAGCTACAACGGCCAACTCGGTGCCGGCCAGGTGGCGGAGTTCGGTTTCCAGGGCAACGGCAGCGGGACCGGGATGACTCCCACCTGCACCGCGCGCTGACCGGGCGTACGACGCGAACCCCCGAAGCGGCGCTTCCGGGCCGGTGTGTCAGGAGTGGTCTCCTGGCGCACCGGCCCCGGACCGTCGTACCGTCCGCCGACGGCGGGTCGGCCGACCCGCCGTCACCCGATCCGCGAATTCGTGGTGGCCGATCGGCGATCCACCGCTCGGACATGCCTCTTGCTGCCATGATGGCGGACGTGGGAGCTGCGAAAACCAATACGCCTGTCATCTCGCCGCTGGCCGGCGAGCCGATCAAACGCGCCGATGCGGAACGGCTCGCGGGGGTGCTGAAGGCCTTCGCCGACCCGGCCCGGCTAAGACTGCTCAGCCTGATCCAGTCGGCCCCGGAGGGCGAGGCGTCCGTCACCGACCTCACCGCGCCGCTCGGCCTGTCCCAGCCGACGGTGAGCCATCACCTGAGGATCCTCACCGAGGCCGGTCTGATCGAACGCGAGAAGCGTGGGGTCTGGGCGTACTACCGCACGGTCCCCGCCGCAATCGCCGCGATCGCCGACCTGTTGACACCACCCCGCAAACGGGCGACGAAGAAGACCCGCTGAGCGGCGCACATCGGTCACAGTCAGCGTCAGGGCCAGTCCGCCAGGTACCCCCACGGCCTTTCACCACTCGGCCGCCGTTCGGGCGTACGGCGGAGCACCTCCGTGCCGATGGATCATGGAGTTGTACCGGGGGTCAGCCGGGGTGCGGGAAGGTCGGGTAGGTGAGGTAACCGGTGTCGCCGCCCGCGTACCAGGTCGCCTCGTCGTGCGCTGCCATCGGCAGCCCCTGCCGGAGCCGCTCGACGAGATCGGGGTTGGCGAGATAGGCGCGGCCGAAGCTGATCAGGTCGGCACCCCACCCCAGCCAGCGGTCGGCCGCCGTCCGGTCCGTCTGTCGCGGGCCCATCGGGAGGACCGGGTTCATGATGAGCGTGCCGGGCCACACCGCACGGAGCTCCCGCAGGACCTCCTCGTCGGTGGTGGCCTCGAGATGGATGTACGCCGGACCGAGGCCGGCGAGTTCGGTGAGGAGCGCGGCGTACAACTCGGGGACGTCTGCCTCGTCGGCGCCCCAGAAACCGGCGCCGGGCGAGAGGCGGATTCCGGTGCGGTGACCACCCACCGCGTCCACGGTGGCGGCCACGGCCTCGACGGCGAACCGGATGCGGTTGGTCACCGATCCGCCGTAGGCGTCGGTACGCAGGTTGGCGTTGCTCGACAGGAACTGGGAGATGAGATAACCGTTCGCGCCGTGCAGCTCGACCCCGTCGAAGCCGGCCTCCACGGCGCGGCGGGCCGCCAGCGCGTACGAGCGGGCCTGTTCCGGCACCTCGGCGGTGTCGAGCGCCCGGGGCACCGGGGCCGGTTGCGGGCCGGTGGGGGTGAACACCTCGCCGACGGCGGGTACGGCGGACGGGCCGACGGGCTGCATCCCGGTCGTCGCGGGGTGCGACACCCGAC harbors:
- a CDS encoding cellulose binding domain-containing protein, with protein sequence MSRHRLVAGAVAGVAALALTIGGAAVTAGASPPASAKDATPLAATAGCGKTPTLTNGNRTITSSGQNRSYILRIPDNYDRNHPYKLIFAFHWNGGTANDVDSGGTSGYPWSYYGIRALSNNTAIFVAPQGIGNGWANSGDRDLTFVDDMMRQIESDLCVETTQRFAMGFSYGGGMSYAIACARATTFRAVAVYSGGQLSGCNGGTQPIAYIGIHGLRDTVLPIATGRSLRDRFVRNNGCTPQNPPEPTQGSLTHTITYYSGCRTGYPVAWAPFDGGHAPNAVDGTADPYAPGEKSWTRPIVWNFFTQFDSTTPPTTPPATPTTPPATPTTPPATPTTPPAGGSGCSASVTVNQWNGGFTASVRVTAGSTGTTGWTVSTTLPGGASVTNTWNATASGSSGTVRFTNVSYNGQLGAGQVAEFGFQGNGSGTGMTPTCTAR
- a CDS encoding ArsR/SmtB family transcription factor produces the protein MADVGAAKTNTPVISPLAGEPIKRADAERLAGVLKAFADPARLRLLSLIQSAPEGEASVTDLTAPLGLSQPTVSHHLRILTEAGLIEREKRGVWAYYRTVPAAIAAIADLLTPPRKRATKKTR
- a CDS encoding alkene reductase, which codes for MATLFDSHPLGELILPNRVVMAPMTRVRATGDGLATPSMATYYAQRATAGLIVTEGVQPNRVGQSNPGTPGLYTDEQVRSWRPVTDAVHANGGRVFAQLMHGGRVSHPATTGMQPVGPSAVPAVGEVFTPTGPQPAPVPRALDTAEVPEQARSYALAARRAVEAGFDGVELHGANGYLISQFLSSNANLRTDAYGGSVTNRIRFAVEAVAATVDAVGGHRTGIRLSPGAGFWGADEADVPELYAALLTELAGLGPAYIHLEATTDEEVLRELRAVWPGTLIMNPVLPMGPRQTDRTAADRWLGWGADLISFGRAYLANPDLVERLRQGLPMAAHDEATWYAGGDTGYLTYPTFPHPG